TATATTTGATGCCAAAAGTCAATCAAAGGATTCAGACTGATTTATGGCTTTCCGCAGTTCACGGACCACCTGTTGGATGTTGCCCGCCTTGGTGACGGCGCTTATCACCGCTATCCTCCTGGCGCCCGCCTGCAGGACCTGGTCGATGTTCGATGAATTGATGCCGCCCATCACCGTAATGGGAATATTGATCTGCGGGATTATTTTTTTGATTGCCCCCGGGCCCAGCGGTTCCATGGAAACCTCCTTGGTCTGGGTGGCGAATATCGGCCCGATGTTCAGGTAATCGGCCCCCTGCTCCTGGGCCTCCAGGGCCTCTTCCAGGTTGTGGGTGGAAACGCCGATCAGCAGATGGGGGGCCAGCTTCTTTGCGGCGGACAGCGGCAGGTCGTCCTGCCCCAGATGCACCCCGTCCGCCCCGCAGGCCAGGGCGATGTCCAGATGGTCGTTGATCAGCAGCAGCATCCCGGCTTTGGTTGTCTTTTCACGGAAGGCCTGGGCCAAGGGATAAAAGTCTTTTTTGGAGAGGTGTTTTTCCCTCAGCTGGACTATCCTGGCGCCCCCGGCGATCAGGCCGTCCAATACTTCAAGATTGGTGCGGCCCAAGGACAGACATTGATCGGTGACCGGATAGAGATCTATTTGCTGAAAGGCTTTCAGCCGCTGTTGTTTATTTTCCATAAAACAATTCAAACGTTGTTATGCCCGTTAGATGACTACCCCAACATTTCAAACATTGCCCTGCAACCCTGTATGCCTTCTCAAACGGAATAGGCCTCTTGCATGACTTGTTATCGTTCGAACCCCTTATCCCAGTCCTTCCACACCGTATCATAACCTTTTTGTCTGATGCTGGCCGCCACCGCTTCCACCGGCCGGTCATCGAACACGTTGAACTGACCATCGGCGGCCGCCTCCTGCTGGTCCAGGTTGTTATCGAGCTTGTCGAGGTATCCTCCCGGCGAGGTCTTGGAGCCGGCGCTCATCCTGGTGATGCCCAGCCCTATAAGATGGTCCCGCAGTTCCGCCGGCTCCCGGGTGGATAGCACCAGCCCGGCGTCGGGAAATATCAGACGGAAGGCACAGATCATCTGCACCAGCTCCCGGTCGCTGACGGGGAACTCCGGGCGGTATCCCCCGGCCGCCGGCCTCAGGCGGGGAAAGGAGATCGAGACCTGGCTTTTCCAGTGATGCTTCATCAGGTAGGCGGCATGGTGCGCCAGATAATACGATTCCACCCGCCAATCGTTCAGGCCCAGCAGCGAACCGATGCCGATCTGCCGGAAGCCCGCAGCCGCGCCCCGCTCCGGGGCCCCCAGCCGGTATTGATAATCGCGCTTGGGCCCGGCCGGGTGTACCGTGGAATAAATATTTTGGTCGTAGGTCTCCTGGTAGATGGCCAGCCCGTCTATGCCGGCCCCATAAAGCCGCTGGTAGTCCGGAGTATCCAGGGGATATATCTCTATGGACAGTGAGGGGAACATTCCCTTGAGATCCCCGGCGATGCCTTCCAGCATTTCCACGCCGACCTGGCTGGGACATTCCCCGCTGACCAGCAAAAGCTGGGATATGTGCTTATTTCTTAACAGCCTGGCCTCCGACAGGATCTCTTCCCGGCCCGAGGTCCGGCGGTTGATCTTGTTGTGAACATTGAACCCGCAGTAGACGCAGGAATTGCTGCAGTGGTTGGAGATGTACAACGGGGCGTACATCTGGATGGTCTTTCCAAATCTTCTGGCGGTGATGGCCTGGGCCAGTTGGGCCATCGGCGCCAGAACTTCGGCGGCGGCCGGAGAGGTCAGGATCGCGATATCCCCGGGAGTTGGAATGTCCCCGGAGCTGATCGAACCCATAAGGGCCTTGACCTGTCCGGTGGTGGCATTCTGGGGATCGGTTTTTATCCGGGAGCCGTCCAAAGATCTTATTGTTTCATAAAACGGGGTCATCTTAAGAATCCGGTCAATGGGCTGGAGGCAGAAGCGGCATCGCCTTCGGTCATCGGTCCGGCTTCCATCCCCGCCAATGATGCTTCCACCGCCAGCTTGAAGGCCTGGGCCATCTTCACCGGATCCTGGGCCACCGCCACCGCGGTGTTGACCAAGACGGCATCGGCCCCCAGCTCGAAGGCCTGGCAGACATGAGAGGGCAGGCCCAGCCCGGCATCCACCACCACCGGAACGGTGGCCTGCTGGATGATGATCCGGATCTGGTCGGCGGTCTTGATCCCCCGCCCGGAGCCGATGGGCGAACCCAGCGGCATCACCGCCGCGCAGCCGGCCTCCTGCAGGCGCTTGGCCAGAATGGGATCGGCATTGATGTATGGCAGGACCACGAAACCTTCCTTGATCAGCATCTCGGCGGCCTTGAGCGTTTCGATGGGGTCCGGCAGCAGAAAGTTGGGCTCGGGCGTGACCTCCAGTTTAAGCCAGTTCCAGCCGGTGGCCGCCCTGGC
The sequence above is drawn from the Candidatus Edwardsbacteria bacterium genome and encodes:
- the thiE gene encoding thiamine phosphate synthase codes for the protein MENKQQRLKAFQQIDLYPVTDQCLSLGRTNLEVLDGLIAGGARIVQLREKHLSKKDFYPLAQAFREKTTKAGMLLLINDHLDIALACGADGVHLGQDDLPLSAAKKLAPHLLIGVSTHNLEEALEAQEQGADYLNIGPIFATQTKEVSMEPLGPGAIKKIIPQINIPITVMGGINSSNIDQVLQAGARRIAVISAVTKAGNIQQVVRELRKAINQSESFD
- the thiH gene encoding 2-iminoacetate synthase ThiH encodes the protein MTPFYETIRSLDGSRIKTDPQNATTGQVKALMGSISSGDIPTPGDIAILTSPAAAEVLAPMAQLAQAITARRFGKTIQMYAPLYISNHCSNSCVYCGFNVHNKINRRTSGREEILSEARLLRNKHISQLLLVSGECPSQVGVEMLEGIAGDLKGMFPSLSIEIYPLDTPDYQRLYGAGIDGLAIYQETYDQNIYSTVHPAGPKRDYQYRLGAPERGAAAGFRQIGIGSLLGLNDWRVESYYLAHHAAYLMKHHWKSQVSISFPRLRPAAGGYRPEFPVSDRELVQMICAFRLIFPDAGLVLSTREPAELRDHLIGLGITRMSAGSKTSPGGYLDKLDNNLDQQEAAADGQFNVFDDRPVEAVAASIRQKGYDTVWKDWDKGFER
- a CDS encoding thiazole synthase: MLRPLIIAGRQIRSRLLLGTGKFPNSTVMARALEASGAEIVTVALRRVEFDDPQDDIISHIDQKRYLLLPNTSGARDAGEAVRIAKLARAATGWNWLKLEVTPEPNFLLPDPIETLKAAEMLIKEGFVVLPYINADPILAKRLQEAGCAAVMPLGSPIGSGRGIKTADQIRIIIQQATVPVVVDAGLGLPSHVCQAFELGADAVLVNTAVAVAQDPVKMAQAFKLAVEASLAGMEAGPMTEGDAASASSPLTGFLR